A genomic window from Shewanella vesiculosa includes:
- a CDS encoding DUF2256 domain-containing protein: MTHKKRHLEHKVCLVCQRPFAWRKKWAKDWDKVKYCSERCRRHKSE, encoded by the coding sequence ATGACACATAAAAAACGCCATCTTGAGCATAAAGTCTGTTTAGTTTGCCAACGCCCGTTTGCGTGGCGTAAAAAATGGGCTAAAGATTGGGACAAGGTTAAATATTGTTCTGAACGCTGTCGCCGACATAAATCTGAATAA
- a CDS encoding cryptochrome/photolyase family protein has translation MTTLYANASPTLLPETSTLRLILGDQLNASHSWFKQVDPNVVYLIAELGQEASYVTHHVQKVCAFFASMAQFAQALAKSGHQVLYLTLDETQHYADLPALLEHITATHQLTHFQYQHADEYRLAQQLGSLLLPGIAINSTDSEHFLLPFSDIQTEFTPKKHAKMEFFYRRMRKRFNVLMQDGEPLGGQWNFDQQNRASFKKNDLGDIPAPLMFANDVSDILARLKRHNINTIGKAESQLLWPLNRRQSRELLDFFCQHLLIRFGHFQDAMTENSREDWSLYHSRLSFALNSKMISPSEVINKVIAHWQAHQDDISLAQVEGFVRQILGWREYVRGIYWINMPDYATQNALQAQRPLPEYFWTANTKMNCMHHTIKQSLDYAYAHHIQRLMVTGCFSLLAGINPDDVDQWYLGIYIDAIEWVEMPNTRGMTQFADGGIVATKPYAASGNYLNKMSDYCKSCHYNVKLKTEDNACPFNSLYWHFIQRHQEKFQHNPRMTMVYKNWQKMDAHTQQTIINKADNLLENIESL, from the coding sequence ATGACGACGCTTTACGCCAATGCTTCACCAACATTATTGCCGGAAACCAGCACATTGAGACTCATCTTGGGCGATCAACTTAATGCGTCACACTCCTGGTTTAAACAAGTCGATCCTAATGTGGTGTATTTGATTGCCGAGTTGGGACAAGAAGCAAGCTACGTCACTCATCATGTTCAGAAGGTCTGCGCCTTTTTTGCCTCTATGGCGCAATTTGCACAGGCCTTAGCCAAGAGTGGTCATCAAGTTTTGTACCTGACCTTAGATGAAACCCAGCACTATGCCGACCTACCCGCCTTGCTTGAACACATTACTGCAACGCATCAATTAACCCATTTTCAATACCAACACGCTGACGAATACCGTTTAGCGCAGCAATTGGGCTCTCTTTTACTACCAGGCATTGCTATCAATAGCACTGACAGTGAACATTTTTTACTGCCGTTTAGCGATATTCAAACTGAATTCACCCCGAAAAAACACGCCAAAATGGAGTTCTTTTATCGGCGGATGCGCAAACGTTTTAATGTGCTGATGCAAGATGGAGAACCTTTGGGAGGCCAGTGGAACTTTGACCAGCAAAACCGTGCCAGCTTTAAAAAGAATGACCTTGGCGATATTCCTGCGCCATTAATGTTTGCCAACGACGTCAGTGATATTTTAGCCCGACTTAAGCGCCATAATATCAACACCATAGGCAAAGCAGAAAGCCAATTATTATGGCCGCTTAATCGACGCCAATCACGTGAGTTACTTGACTTTTTTTGCCAGCATTTATTAATCCGCTTTGGTCATTTCCAAGATGCAATGACCGAAAATAGTCGTGAGGATTGGAGTCTATATCATTCAAGATTATCGTTTGCGCTTAACAGCAAAATGATTTCACCTAGCGAAGTCATCAATAAAGTTATCGCCCATTGGCAAGCGCATCAAGATGATATTTCACTGGCCCAAGTAGAGGGGTTTGTCCGCCAAATACTCGGTTGGCGCGAATATGTCCGCGGTATTTATTGGATCAATATGCCCGACTACGCGACGCAAAATGCCTTGCAAGCACAACGACCCCTGCCGGAGTATTTTTGGACCGCCAACACTAAGATGAATTGCATGCACCACACCATAAAACAGTCGCTCGATTATGCCTATGCCCACCATATTCAACGGTTAATGGTCACCGGCTGTTTTAGTTTACTCGCGGGTATCAATCCAGATGACGTCGACCAGTGGTATTTAGGCATTTACATTGATGCCATCGAATGGGTCGAAATGCCCAATACCCGCGGGATGACTCAATTTGCCGACGGCGGCATTGTGGCCACCAAACCGTATGCCGCCAGCGGTAACTATTTGAACAAAATGAGCGACTATTGCAAAAGCTGCCATTACAATGTCAAACTCAAGACAGAAGATAACGCCTGCCCATTCAACAGTTTATATTGGCATTTTATTCAACGCCATCAAGAGAAATTTCAACACAACCCTCGCATGACTATGGTGTATAAAAACTGGCAAAAAATGGATGCGCACACGCAACAGACCATTATTAACAAAGCCGATAACCTATTGGAAAATATAGAAAGCTTATAA
- a CDS encoding LysR family transcriptional regulator: protein MDKISAIRSFVEVASCGSFTQAAEQLGLSRLQVSRHIKEVEQWLGLRLLHRTTRQVSLTLQGEEALNYCQRILSEVTAMESRANSHNNELVGSIRIASPIGLGQHKLYDVVEAFCLQHPQVNIQLLLSDNVSQLVNDRVDIALRYTHQPDESLIARRLMHIDSVICASPDYLAKHSAIESVNDLLQHNCLRHSSQQRWEIIADSQPHLLDVSGNLQANDMGVLINAARRGNGIVCLPTDLANGYLERQELVEVLPQLTVPGKTIWAVYLSRSYQQTVVRAFIDFTANAWQQDIKKWQAS from the coding sequence ATGGACAAAATATCTGCTATACGCAGCTTTGTGGAAGTGGCCAGTTGTGGCAGCTTTACCCAAGCGGCCGAGCAACTAGGTTTAAGCCGTTTACAAGTGTCACGCCATATCAAAGAAGTTGAGCAATGGTTAGGGTTGCGATTATTACATCGCACCACTCGCCAAGTGAGTCTTACCTTACAAGGCGAAGAAGCACTGAATTATTGCCAGCGTATTTTAAGTGAAGTCACCGCGATGGAGAGTCGCGCCAATAGTCATAATAATGAACTGGTAGGCAGTATCCGTATCGCCTCGCCCATTGGACTTGGGCAACACAAACTGTATGACGTAGTTGAGGCTTTTTGCCTGCAACATCCTCAGGTTAATATACAACTATTACTGTCGGATAATGTCTCACAATTGGTTAACGACAGGGTTGATATCGCCCTGCGTTACACTCATCAGCCAGATGAAAGCTTAATAGCTAGACGCTTAATGCACATCGATAGCGTCATTTGTGCCTCCCCAGACTATCTCGCCAAACACTCAGCCATCGAATCGGTTAATGACTTATTGCAACACAACTGTTTGCGCCACTCTAGTCAGCAACGCTGGGAAATAATTGCAGACTCACAACCTCACCTATTGGATGTGAGCGGTAATTTACAAGCCAACGACATGGGCGTATTAATCAATGCAGCCCGTCGCGGCAATGGCATAGTCTGTTTACCTACCGATTTAGCCAATGGCTACCTTGAACGCCAAGAACTGGTTGAAGTATTACCCCAACTGACGGTACCAGGTAAAACCATATGGGCCGTGTATTTGTCGCGCAGTTATCAACAAACCGTCGTCAGAGCATTTATCGACTTTACCGCCAATGCTTGGCAGCAAGACATAAAAAAATGGCAAGCAAGCTAG
- a CDS encoding alpha/beta fold hydrolase yields the protein MSFVDLPGNGLLVNQPSPGKMQDNCEAVWQQIDAALLKQAMRPSQVKLVLVGLSMGGMLALTMAAQCRSRVQHVVLINSSAANLSPWYYRFQCVGLVTSITHVLLRFLRSCLASSQQANTGKGHWLEAIVVDFTSRHFSHNIEVINAWSLLRLQCHTSFINGLRQLYASARFHSPELNNIPVSVIAANQDKLAHPKCSEQLALFYQTQLHKMDDCGHDASLDQPLKLQQLLLDIIL from the coding sequence ATGTCATTTGTTGACTTGCCTGGTAATGGCCTATTAGTCAATCAACCTAGCCCAGGTAAGATGCAAGACAATTGCGAGGCGGTGTGGCAACAAATTGATGCCGCTTTGCTCAAGCAGGCCATGCGGCCAAGCCAAGTTAAGTTGGTCTTGGTGGGATTATCAATGGGCGGTATGTTGGCGCTAACCATGGCGGCGCAGTGTCGCTCACGAGTTCAGCATGTGGTGTTAATTAACAGCAGTGCGGCCAACTTGTCGCCTTGGTATTATCGGTTTCAATGTGTCGGCTTAGTGACCTCTATAACGCATGTTTTACTAAGGTTTTTGCGCTCTTGCTTAGCGAGTTCTCAGCAAGCCAACACAGGCAAAGGTCACTGGTTAGAAGCGATTGTCGTTGATTTTACCAGCAGGCATTTTAGTCACAACATTGAAGTGATTAATGCTTGGAGTTTACTGAGATTGCAATGCCATACATCATTTATCAATGGACTAAGGCAATTGTACGCCTCGGCCCGTTTTCATAGTCCTGAATTGAATAACATACCGGTCAGCGTGATAGCCGCCAATCAAGATAAGTTAGCTCACCCCAAATGCAGCGAACAGTTAGCGCTATTTTATCAAACACAGTTACATAAAATGGATGATTGCGGCCATGATGCCAGTCTCGATCAGCCACTGAAATTACAACAACTATTACTGGATATTATTCTTTAG
- a CDS encoding 4Fe-4S binding protein: MSTIESITLMLALVYSTSLLYWSGKKWGALASGALLLGATLASFFWPLLLLLLVSVLIVTAVGQYQPAFANAEGRPNQVREICQHFFALAMLLVGVQYAINAGLLYAGETPFLMRPDIGDAFLPIAGGIELKAILTLGLWDQNHPAAVVMLCVVLLTGVVCKRAFCGWACPLGLAGEYLYKLRKRVIHAELLPPAWIDWPLRMVKYLLLAALLYLVISMPSASIPHYLEGNYHKVADLKMAVFFMMPSIAALIGFSVIFALAAWRRQGFCRYICPYGALLGIVSFLSPFKIRRDTQHCLIDAKGMSCDKCTRACPANISVHTQKNIRSDECQACMRCVSACPKKQALQFSTRNGIQLSARGILIVLLTTMFMLPLFAYVSGYWHSQTPNSIKMELIQKLDRVGH, from the coding sequence ATGAGCACAATTGAATCAATCACCTTAATGCTAGCCCTAGTGTATAGCACTAGCCTACTGTATTGGAGTGGCAAAAAATGGGGGGCACTCGCTAGCGGAGCATTATTACTTGGTGCCACCTTAGCCAGTTTTTTTTGGCCATTATTGCTCCTATTGCTCGTGTCAGTATTAATCGTCACCGCAGTAGGGCAATACCAACCTGCATTTGCTAATGCTGAAGGCAGACCCAACCAAGTACGTGAAATTTGCCAACATTTTTTTGCCCTGGCGATGTTATTAGTCGGGGTGCAATATGCCATCAACGCAGGCTTATTATATGCTGGAGAAACACCTTTTTTAATGCGACCCGATATCGGTGATGCATTTTTACCTATTGCTGGCGGCATAGAACTTAAAGCAATTTTAACCTTAGGCCTGTGGGATCAAAATCACCCCGCGGCGGTAGTGATGCTCTGTGTCGTACTACTTACCGGTGTGGTGTGCAAACGCGCTTTTTGTGGCTGGGCTTGCCCGCTGGGACTTGCTGGTGAATACCTGTATAAACTCAGAAAGCGTGTTATTCATGCTGAACTATTACCACCAGCATGGATTGACTGGCCACTGAGAATGGTCAAGTATTTACTACTCGCAGCGCTGCTTTATTTGGTCATTTCTATGCCATCGGCAAGTATTCCCCACTACTTAGAGGGCAATTATCACAAAGTAGCTGACTTAAAAATGGCTGTGTTTTTTATGATGCCATCCATAGCTGCACTGATAGGTTTTAGTGTTATCTTTGCCTTAGCAGCATGGCGTCGCCAAGGTTTTTGCCGTTATATTTGCCCCTATGGCGCACTGTTAGGTATTGTCAGTTTTTTAAGCCCATTCAAAATACGCCGCGATACTCAACATTGTTTAATTGATGCCAAAGGTATGAGTTGCGATAAATGTACTCGCGCATGCCCTGCTAATATATCAGTGCATACTCAAAAAAATATTCGCTCCGACGAGTGCCAAGCCTGTATGCGTTGTGTATCAGCTTGTCCAAAAAAACAAGCTCTACAATTTAGTACTCGTAATGGTATTCAGCTGTCCGCCAGAGGGATATTAATAGTGTTGCTGACCACTATGTTCATGTTACCGCTATTTGCTTACGTCAGTGGCTACTGGCACAGCCAAACACCCAATAGTATTAAGATGGAACTGATACAAAAGCTTGATCGTGTGGGTCACTAA
- a CDS encoding carbon starvation protein A produces MLIFLICIGVLLLAYKFYSPFVERQAGIDPNAKTPQARFEDGVDYVPVHPAKAFLIQFLNIAGVGPIFGPILGALYGPIALVWIVLGNILGGAVHDYFSGVMSIKEDGKSLPEIAGHYFNIYFKAAMLIFTAMLLFFVGVVFIMSPAGLLSNLDYFKDTIFANNTFWVLVILAYYFFATLLPIDKIITKLYPFFGALMIVMTTSIAVALLIHAPQLPEFGDVFAYFNHSHYNNDLLEPNPDGLPVWPLLFVTITCGAISGFHSTQAPIMARCLTNEKYVRPVYYGAMVAEGIVACVWATAGIAAFPGGYVELKAILAQGGPGMVVNQVATTYLGVIGGIMAVIAVAVFPITSGDTAFRSLRLTIIDAFKIPQSMTNRLLVAVPVLIIAYFMTKIDFTLIWRYFAFSNMLLSTSVLWLATKYLFDRGAFHWIVSLPAIIGTCVTLSYILTAGIGLGFPQEMSQPAGIVVGVVCLIALIIAHNKRKVTPAA; encoded by the coding sequence ATGTTGATTTTTCTTATTTGTATTGGCGTGCTGCTGCTTGCATACAAGTTTTATAGTCCGTTTGTAGAACGACAAGCTGGTATTGACCCTAACGCAAAAACCCCCCAAGCGCGTTTTGAAGATGGTGTTGACTATGTTCCTGTTCATCCAGCGAAAGCATTTTTAATTCAATTTCTTAATATTGCCGGAGTTGGACCGATATTCGGCCCCATTTTAGGTGCGTTGTACGGCCCTATTGCACTGGTGTGGATTGTGCTGGGTAATATACTGGGTGGAGCAGTACACGATTATTTTTCTGGCGTAATGAGCATTAAGGAAGACGGTAAAAGCTTACCTGAAATTGCAGGGCATTATTTTAACATCTACTTTAAAGCGGCCATGTTGATCTTTACCGCTATGCTGCTGTTCTTTGTTGGCGTGGTGTTTATCATGAGCCCAGCAGGTTTGCTGAGTAACTTAGATTATTTTAAAGATACTATTTTTGCTAATAATACCTTTTGGGTATTAGTTATTTTAGCTTACTACTTCTTCGCAACATTACTGCCGATAGACAAAATTATTACTAAGCTTTATCCCTTTTTTGGCGCGCTAATGATTGTGATGACAACCTCTATTGCAGTGGCGTTATTAATCCATGCGCCACAACTACCAGAATTTGGCGATGTGTTTGCTTATTTTAATCACAGCCACTACAACAATGATTTATTAGAGCCTAATCCAGACGGTTTACCTGTATGGCCATTATTGTTTGTCACCATTACTTGTGGTGCCATCAGTGGTTTCCATTCAACGCAAGCTCCGATTATGGCCCGTTGTTTAACCAACGAAAAGTATGTTCGTCCAGTGTATTATGGCGCCATGGTTGCTGAAGGTATTGTTGCTTGTGTATGGGCAACAGCGGGTATTGCTGCATTCCCTGGTGGTTATGTTGAGCTAAAAGCTATTCTTGCTCAAGGTGGCCCGGGTATGGTGGTTAACCAAGTCGCAACCACTTACTTAGGTGTTATCGGTGGTATTATGGCGGTTATCGCGGTTGCTGTATTCCCTATTACATCTGGTGATACTGCATTTAGATCGTTACGTTTAACCATTATCGATGCGTTTAAAATTCCACAAAGCATGACCAACCGTCTGTTAGTTGCGGTACCTGTGTTAATTATTGCTTACTTTATGACCAAAATTGACTTTACGTTAATTTGGCGTTACTTCGCATTCTCTAATATGTTGTTATCTACCAGCGTATTGTGGCTAGCGACTAAGTATCTGTTTGATCGCGGCGCGTTCCATTGGATTGTTAGTCTGCCTGCTATTATCGGTACTTGTGTGACTCTGTCGTACATTTTAACCGCCGGTATTGGCTTAGGTTTTCCACAAGAGATGAGCCAGCCAGCTGGTATCGTGGTGGGGGTAGTGTGTCTTATCGCTCTGATTATTGCGCACAACAAGCGTAAAGTGACTCCTGCTGCATAA
- a CDS encoding acylase: MKLNKTLLAMGIASSVVIVGCGDDTQYGKTPQVTPEPEAAPLLQAFAPNGTLKAQIRRTQYGVPHITADNLESLGFGNGYAQAQDNLCVMADGFIKANSERSMYFGPHASLDFTTGLPTSEDNGNLISDFAYKALKIRQLAENQYSQFSYNSRALMEGFSAGYNQYLSDIEAGTQTGEPFCAGQPWVKPITGVDVASYLFSIALLPGAANFLDLIFYANPGDGQEYLPRIVGPAPSAAQTAFVHDMNNTLIARAANITTPETNPRNLGSNGWGLGKDKTENGKGMVLGNPHFPHTGNLRFWQSHLTIPGQMDVMGGSLVGMPGLVNIGFNKDVAWTHTFSTAEHFVMYNLELVSGDRLQYLYDGSPLPITKETVSILVNGGAAGMLVAEKDIYTTAKGPMVEAPPTLAPFGWDDGQAFFIQDANMANKDPIDHWLAMNLASNKDEFQQAFKNYDGVIFNNTMYADKEGNAFYIDDSTVPGFSDLMIDIIRTTPAIVAAKAQAGFTILPGNTSAFSFSEPMPYERAPKLERSDFVQNSNNSFWSTNLAAPLENFSPLYGPERGPLSLRTRMGLTLMNDAAGDDGKFNIDELEAALLSNRAYLAEIVLTDLISQCDQQGSTPVMVSATLSKDISASCAALKAWNGKQDNDSKGGALIREFAHQFDQNTMLTEPFDYMSAASTPNKLNTDGSALMALAHAALNLEAAGFAVDAALGDVQFVEKSLPDGSASGVKLPWPGSHNAEGGFNVFSTSLSGDDTLIPQHKYAPVLDVVTGKATASGLTAQGYQVRYGSSWMMTVSFTDDGPKAKGILTYSESSNVLSPSFSDQSELYSTQKQLRPLLFTEAEIQASLESTTELTYQRN, encoded by the coding sequence ATGAAACTGAATAAAACCTTACTCGCCATGGGTATCGCATCTAGCGTGGTTATTGTTGGTTGCGGTGACGACACTCAATACGGTAAAACTCCTCAAGTCACACCTGAGCCTGAAGCCGCCCCTCTACTGCAAGCTTTTGCCCCTAATGGCACTTTAAAAGCGCAAATTCGTCGTACCCAATATGGGGTGCCGCACATTACCGCTGACAATTTAGAAAGTCTTGGTTTCGGTAACGGTTATGCCCAAGCGCAGGATAATTTATGTGTGATGGCGGATGGATTTATCAAAGCCAATTCAGAACGGTCGATGTACTTTGGTCCTCATGCATCGCTTGATTTTACAACTGGTCTTCCGACCAGTGAAGATAACGGTAACCTCATTTCCGACTTTGCATATAAAGCGTTAAAAATACGCCAGCTTGCTGAAAACCAATATTCGCAGTTTAGTTATAATTCGCGAGCACTAATGGAAGGGTTTAGTGCTGGATATAATCAATATCTTAGCGACATTGAAGCTGGGACTCAAACTGGCGAACCATTTTGCGCCGGTCAGCCGTGGGTTAAACCCATTACCGGTGTTGATGTGGCCAGCTATTTATTTTCTATTGCATTATTACCTGGTGCGGCAAACTTTTTAGATTTGATTTTTTATGCTAACCCCGGTGATGGCCAAGAATATTTACCGCGTATAGTGGGGCCGGCACCGTCTGCAGCACAGACCGCGTTTGTACATGATATGAACAACACTTTAATTGCCCGTGCGGCAAACATTACCACTCCAGAAACGAATCCTCGTAATTTGGGATCTAATGGCTGGGGATTAGGCAAAGACAAAACCGAAAATGGCAAAGGTATGGTGTTGGGTAATCCACATTTTCCGCATACTGGTAATTTACGCTTTTGGCAGTCACATTTAACCATCCCAGGACAAATGGATGTGATGGGCGGTTCGTTAGTCGGTATGCCAGGGTTGGTTAACATAGGCTTTAACAAAGATGTTGCTTGGACGCATACCTTTTCTACCGCCGAACACTTTGTAATGTATAACCTTGAGTTAGTTTCAGGTGATAGATTGCAATATTTGTATGACGGTTCGCCATTGCCGATCACCAAAGAAACGGTTTCGATATTAGTTAATGGCGGCGCGGCAGGCATGCTGGTGGCGGAAAAAGATATTTATACCACAGCTAAAGGTCCAATGGTTGAAGCGCCGCCCACATTAGCGCCGTTTGGGTGGGATGATGGCCAAGCTTTCTTTATTCAAGATGCCAATATGGCCAACAAAGATCCGATTGATCATTGGTTAGCCATGAACCTCGCTAGCAATAAAGATGAATTTCAACAAGCGTTTAAAAATTATGATGGGGTAATATTCAATAACACCATGTATGCCGATAAAGAAGGTAATGCATTTTATATTGATGATTCTACTGTGCCGGGTTTTTCTGATTTAATGATCGATATTATTAGAACCACCCCAGCGATTGTTGCGGCTAAAGCACAGGCGGGATTTACTATTCTACCTGGTAATACCTCCGCATTTAGTTTTAGCGAGCCTATGCCTTACGAGCGTGCGCCCAAGCTTGAGCGAAGTGACTTTGTACAAAATTCAAATAACTCATTTTGGTCGACCAACCTTGCTGCTCCTTTAGAAAACTTCTCTCCTTTATACGGACCAGAACGAGGCCCATTGTCGCTCCGCACTCGCATGGGGTTAACCTTAATGAATGATGCTGCGGGTGATGACGGGAAATTTAATATTGACGAATTAGAAGCTGCTTTGTTATCTAACCGCGCCTATCTCGCTGAAATTGTGTTAACTGATTTAATTAGCCAATGTGATCAACAAGGTTCTACGCCTGTGATGGTGAGTGCAACATTGTCTAAAGATATCTCAGCATCGTGTGCAGCATTAAAAGCCTGGAACGGTAAACAAGATAATGACAGTAAAGGGGGAGCGTTAATTCGTGAGTTTGCCCATCAATTTGATCAAAATACTATGTTAACTGAGCCGTTTGATTATATGAGCGCCGCAAGCACACCTAATAAGCTTAATACTGATGGCAGCGCATTAATGGCTTTAGCCCATGCGGCGTTGAATCTCGAAGCGGCAGGCTTTGCTGTTGATGCTGCATTAGGGGACGTGCAATTTGTTGAAAAGTCACTCCCTGATGGCAGTGCTTCTGGGGTTAAGTTACCTTGGCCTGGTAGTCATAATGCTGAGGGGGGATTCAACGTATTTTCAACCAGCTTATCTGGTGATGACACCTTAATCCCTCAACATAAATACGCACCAGTATTAGATGTTGTGACAGGTAAAGCGACAGCATCAGGATTAACCGCACAAGGATATCAAGTGCGTTATGGTTCAAGTTGGATGATGACCGTCAGCTTTACTGATGATGGTCCTAAAGCAAAAGGTATTTTGACTTATTCAGAATCGAGTAACGTACTAAGCCCGAGCTTTTCTGATCAGAGTGAATTGTATTCTACACAAAAGCAGTTACGTCCATTGTTATTCACTGAGGCAGAGATCCAAGCATCACTTGAATCCACTACAGAGCTGACCTACCAACGAAATTAG